From a single Ciconia boyciana chromosome 11, ASM3463844v1, whole genome shotgun sequence genomic region:
- the LSM3 gene encoding U6 snRNA-associated Sm-like protein LSm3: protein MADEVDQQQTTNTVEEPLDLIRLSLDERIYVKMRNDRELRGRLHAYDQHLNMILGDVEETVTTIEIDEETYEEIYKSTKRNIPMLFVRGDGVVLVAPPLRVG, encoded by the exons ATGGCGGATGAGGTGGACCAG caacAAACAACAAATACTGTAGAGGAGCCACTTGATCTCATCAGACTCAGTCTAGATGAGCGAATCTATGTCAAAATGAGGAATGACAGAGAGCTTAGAGGGAGACTACAT GCATATGATCAGCACTTAAATATGATTTTGGGTGATGTGGAAGAAACTGTAACTACAATAGAAATTGATGAAGAAACCTATGAGGAGATTTATAAA TCTACCAAAAGGAATATTCCGATGCTCTTTGTCAGAGGTGACGGCGTTGTGCTTGTAGCTCCCCCATTGAGGGTTGGTTGA
- the XPC gene encoding DNA repair protein complementing XP-C cells isoform X2 — translation MARKRKASPRPAAASKRRSGGLGAPRDEPEPGEEEEEEEEDDDFEEKKPSVKKNVSKALARKKEEDCDTGVSNSANKPSKQKGAKSLIKENKKITRNKGNRNKEETCSDSLKLPQKEMKLKRESPVKKEMDEDNTDDDDDESEDEWEDVEELQEPATDKLEEAAVLPAVALPSNPVEIEIETPEQVKKRQRREKRKAEFEMYLRRMMKRFSKEVREDTHKVHLLCLLANGFYRNRICSQPDLQAIGLSIIPTHFTKVSAGQVDLVYLSSLVKWFVGTFTVNDELSTEKGEPLQSTLERRFAIYAARDDEELVHIFLIILRALQLLCRLVLSFQPIPLKETRAKGKSSSKRQSVSGTSEGQESSATTPKAVAKKCPCRKAKQDEKSSESEDNKEPKKRKTAQTKRTQKSKLTTGSHEQKESSNEESSLAEKDVPVRPKNDRRRRVASKVCYKEESGSDEGSVSDFEVSEEENDLSDEDFETVSKRRRSSLGSQKSKVMAIKSPKPETSESRLSKNSYGAEPRPAKSTAPALPHAQRKRNKIISSDEDDGEQEVRKVMGTDQWLEVFLEREDKWVCVDCVHGNVGQPQLCFTYATKPLFYIVGFDNDGSVRDVTQRYDPVWMTATRKSRVDPDWWEDTLQPYKSPYVERDKKEENEFQVKLQDQPLPTAIGEYKNHPLYALKRHLLKYQAIYPESAAVLGYCRGEAVYSRDCVHTLHSKDTWLKQARVVRIGEVPYKMVKGFSNQARKARLAEPANRDKEDLALFGRWQTEEYQPPIAVDGKVPRNEYGNVYLFLPSMLPIGCVQLRLSNLNRLARKLDIDCAQAITGFDFHGGYSHPVS, via the exons ATGGCCAGGAAGCGCAAAGCATCGCCCCGGCCGGCGGCTGCCAGCAAGAGGCGctccggggggctgggggcgccGCGGGACGAGCCAGagccaggggaggaggaggaggaggaggaggaggatg AtgattttgaagagaaaaagcccAGTGTAAAGAAGAACGTTTCAAAAGCTCTGGctaggaagaaggaagaagattgTGATACCGGAGTTTCCAACTCAGCAAATAagccttcaaaacaaaaaggggCAAAATcactaataaaagaaaataaaaaaattaccagaaatAAAGGGAATCGTAACAAAGAGGAAACTTGCAG TGACTCGCTGAAGCTCCCTCAGAAGGAGATGAAGTTGAAGAGAGAATCTCCTGTTAAAAAAGAGATGGATGAAGACAAtactgatgatgatgatgatgaaagTGAAGATGAATGGGAGGACGTGGAAG aactCCAGGAACCTGCCACAGATAAGTTAGAAGAAGCTGCTGTGCTTCCGGCAGTGGCGCTGCCAAGCAATCCTGTCGAGATAGAGATTGAAACCCCAGAGCAGgtgaagaaaagacagaggaG agaaaaaaggaaagccgAGTTTGAGATGTATCTTCGGAGAATGATGAAACGTTTCAGCAAGGAGGTTCGTGAGGACACACATAAG gtTCACCTCTTGTGTTTATTAGCAAATGGTTTCTATAGGAACAGGATCTGCAGCCAGCCAGATCTTCAAGCCATTGGTCTATCCATCATCCCCACCCACTTCACAAAAGTGTCTGCAGGCCAAGTGGACCTTGTGTATCTTTCCAGCTTGGTGAAATG GTTTGTTGGAACCTTCACTGTCAATGATGAGCTTTCCACTGAAAAAGGAGAGCCCCTTCAGTCGACCTTGGAGAGGCGCTTCGCCATCTATGCTGCACGAGATGATGAAGAGTTGGTTCAT atctttttaattattctgcGAGCATTACAGCTGCTGTGTCGCCTCGTGCTGTCTTTTCAGCCCATTCCTCTCAAGGAGACAAGAGCAAAG GGAAAAAGCTCGTCCAAGAGACAGTCTGTCAGTGGTACCTCTGAGGGGCAGGAGAGCTCTGCCACAACACCCAAAGCTGTGGCAAAAAAATGCCCCTGCAGAAAAGCCAAACAGGATGAAAAATCCTCAGAGAGCGAAGACAACAAGGAGCCAAAGAAACGCAAGACTGCTCAGACCAAAAGGACACAGAAGTCAAAGTTGACTACGGGCAGCCACGAACAGAAGGAATCTAGTAATGAAGAGAGCAGTTTGGCGGAAAAAGATGTGCCAGTCAGGCCCAAGAATGATCGCCGGAGACGCGTGGCCTCCAAAGTGTGTTACAAAGAAGAGAGTGGAAGTGATGAGGGCAGTGTTTCGGACTTTGAGGTTTCAGAGGAAGAGAATGATCTCTCTGATGAGGATTTTGAAACTGTCTCTAAAAGACGGAGGAGCTCACTTGGCTCCCAGAAGTCAAAGGTAATGGCTATAAAAAGCCCTAAACCGGAGACTTCAGAATCAAGGCTATCCAAAAATTCATACGGAGCTGAGCCTAGGCCAGCAAAAAGTACAGCTCCAGCCTTGCCTCatgcacagagaaagagaaacaaaataatttctagtgATGAGGATGATGGAGAGCAGGAGGTAAGGAAAGTGATGGGCACAGACCAGTGGCTGGAGGTTTTCCTTGAACGCGAGGACAAGTGGGTGTGTGTAGACTGTGTTCATGGCAACGTTGgccagccccagctgtgctTCACATATGCCACAAAGCCACTTTTCTATATTGTGGGATTTGACAATGATGGGAGTGTCAGGGATGTGACACAAAGATATGACCCAGTGTGGATGACCGCAACAAGGAAGAGTCGTGTGGACCCTGACTGGTGGGAAGACACGCTGCAGCCATATAAAAGTCCCTATGTGGAAAGAgacaagaaggaggaaaatgag TTTCAAGTTAAGCTGCAAGATCAGCCTCTACCAACAGCAATTGGAGAGTACAAAAACCATCCTCTTTATGCACTGAAGAGGCACCTCTTGAAATACCAGGCGATCTATCCTGAGTCAGCTGCTGTCCTAGGGTACTGCAGGGGAGAGGCTGTCTACTCCAG AGACTGCGTACACACGCTGCACTCCAAGGACACTTGGCTGAAGCAAGCTCGAGTGGTGAGGATTGGAGAGGTGCCTTACAAG ATGGTGAAAGGATTTTCTAACCAGGCGAGGAAGGCACGCCTTGCAGAGCCTGCAAACCGGGACAAAGAGGACCTGGCACTGTTCGGTCGCTGGCAGACAGAGGAGTATCAGCCGCCTATAGCCGTGGATGGAAAG GTTCCTCGGAATGAATATGGAAACGTCTATCTCTTCCTGCCATCCATGTTACCCATCGGCTGCGTGCAGCTGAGACTCTCAAACCTGAACAGATTGGCGCGGAAGCTGGACATTGACTGTGCTCAAGCCATCACTGGATTTGATTTTCACGGCGGCTACTCGCACCCAGT tagcTGA
- the XPC gene encoding DNA repair protein complementing XP-C cells isoform X3: MARKRKASPRPAAASKRRSGGLGAPRDEPEPGEEEEEEEEDDDFEEKKPSVKKNVSKALARKKEEDCDTGVSNSANKPSKQKGAKSLIKENKKITRNKGNRNKEETCSDSLKLPQKEMKLKRESPVKKEMDEDNTDDDDDESEDEWEDVEELQEPATDKLEEAAVLPAVALPSNPVEIEIETPEQVKKRQRREKRKAEFEMYLRRMMKRFSKEVREDTHKVHLLCLLANGFYRNRICSQPDLQAIGLSIIPTHFTKVSAGQVDLVYLSSLVKWFVGTFTVNDELSTEKGEPLQSTLERRFAIYAARDDEELVHIFLIILRALQLLCRLVLSFQPIPLKETRAKGKSSSKRQSVSGTSEGQESSATTPKAVAKKCPCRKAKQDEKSSESEDNKEPKKRKTAQTKRTQKSKLTTGSHEQKESSNEESSLAEKDVPVRPKNDRRRRVASKVCYKEESGSDEGSVSDFEVSEEENDLSDEDFETVSKRRRSSLGSQKSKFQVKLQDQPLPTAIGEYKNHPLYALKRHLLKYQAIYPESAAVLGYCRGEAVYSRDCVHTLHSKDTWLKQARVVRIGEVPYKMVKGFSNQARKARLAEPANRDKEDLALFGRWQTEEYQPPIAVDGKVPRNEYGNVYLFLPSMLPIGCVQLRLSNLNRLARKLDIDCAQAITGFDFHGGYSHPVTDGYVVCEEYKEVLIAAWENEQAEIEKKEKEKREKRALGNWKLLTKGLLIRERLKQRYSIKTEPSAPETEKGAGFSADEGGPSSEPAVGNVAIAWPQNRQLEKKKEEKTTRKSKREKKGEAAQLFPFEKL; this comes from the exons ATGGCCAGGAAGCGCAAAGCATCGCCCCGGCCGGCGGCTGCCAGCAAGAGGCGctccggggggctgggggcgccGCGGGACGAGCCAGagccaggggaggaggaggaggaggaggaggaggatg AtgattttgaagagaaaaagcccAGTGTAAAGAAGAACGTTTCAAAAGCTCTGGctaggaagaaggaagaagattgTGATACCGGAGTTTCCAACTCAGCAAATAagccttcaaaacaaaaaggggCAAAATcactaataaaagaaaataaaaaaattaccagaaatAAAGGGAATCGTAACAAAGAGGAAACTTGCAG TGACTCGCTGAAGCTCCCTCAGAAGGAGATGAAGTTGAAGAGAGAATCTCCTGTTAAAAAAGAGATGGATGAAGACAAtactgatgatgatgatgatgaaagTGAAGATGAATGGGAGGACGTGGAAG aactCCAGGAACCTGCCACAGATAAGTTAGAAGAAGCTGCTGTGCTTCCGGCAGTGGCGCTGCCAAGCAATCCTGTCGAGATAGAGATTGAAACCCCAGAGCAGgtgaagaaaagacagaggaG agaaaaaaggaaagccgAGTTTGAGATGTATCTTCGGAGAATGATGAAACGTTTCAGCAAGGAGGTTCGTGAGGACACACATAAG gtTCACCTCTTGTGTTTATTAGCAAATGGTTTCTATAGGAACAGGATCTGCAGCCAGCCAGATCTTCAAGCCATTGGTCTATCCATCATCCCCACCCACTTCACAAAAGTGTCTGCAGGCCAAGTGGACCTTGTGTATCTTTCCAGCTTGGTGAAATG GTTTGTTGGAACCTTCACTGTCAATGATGAGCTTTCCACTGAAAAAGGAGAGCCCCTTCAGTCGACCTTGGAGAGGCGCTTCGCCATCTATGCTGCACGAGATGATGAAGAGTTGGTTCAT atctttttaattattctgcGAGCATTACAGCTGCTGTGTCGCCTCGTGCTGTCTTTTCAGCCCATTCCTCTCAAGGAGACAAGAGCAAAG GGAAAAAGCTCGTCCAAGAGACAGTCTGTCAGTGGTACCTCTGAGGGGCAGGAGAGCTCTGCCACAACACCCAAAGCTGTGGCAAAAAAATGCCCCTGCAGAAAAGCCAAACAGGATGAAAAATCCTCAGAGAGCGAAGACAACAAGGAGCCAAAGAAACGCAAGACTGCTCAGACCAAAAGGACACAGAAGTCAAAGTTGACTACGGGCAGCCACGAACAGAAGGAATCTAGTAATGAAGAGAGCAGTTTGGCGGAAAAAGATGTGCCAGTCAGGCCCAAGAATGATCGCCGGAGACGCGTGGCCTCCAAAGTGTGTTACAAAGAAGAGAGTGGAAGTGATGAGGGCAGTGTTTCGGACTTTGAGGTTTCAGAGGAAGAGAATGATCTCTCTGATGAGGATTTTGAAACTGTCTCTAAAAGACGGAGGAGCTCACTTGGCTCCCAGAAGTCAAAG TTTCAAGTTAAGCTGCAAGATCAGCCTCTACCAACAGCAATTGGAGAGTACAAAAACCATCCTCTTTATGCACTGAAGAGGCACCTCTTGAAATACCAGGCGATCTATCCTGAGTCAGCTGCTGTCCTAGGGTACTGCAGGGGAGAGGCTGTCTACTCCAG AGACTGCGTACACACGCTGCACTCCAAGGACACTTGGCTGAAGCAAGCTCGAGTGGTGAGGATTGGAGAGGTGCCTTACAAG ATGGTGAAAGGATTTTCTAACCAGGCGAGGAAGGCACGCCTTGCAGAGCCTGCAAACCGGGACAAAGAGGACCTGGCACTGTTCGGTCGCTGGCAGACAGAGGAGTATCAGCCGCCTATAGCCGTGGATGGAAAG GTTCCTCGGAATGAATATGGAAACGTCTATCTCTTCCTGCCATCCATGTTACCCATCGGCTGCGTGCAGCTGAGACTCTCAAACCTGAACAGATTGGCGCGGAAGCTGGACATTGACTGTGCTCAAGCCATCACTGGATTTGATTTTCACGGCGGCTACTCGCACCCAGT TACCGATGGCTACGTTGTCTGTGAGGAGTATAAAGAGGTCCTCATTGCTGCCTGGGAGAATGAAcaagcagaaatagaaaagaaagagaaggag AAGCGTGAGAAAAGAGCTCTGGGGAATTGGAAGCTGCTGACAAAAGGACTTCTCATCAGAGAGAGACTGAAGCAACGCTACTCCATCAAG ACTGAGCCCTCAGCACCTGAGACAGAGAAAGGAGCGGGATTCTCTGCTGATGAAGGCGGTCCGAGTTCCGAGCCTGCAGTAGGGAATGTGGCCATTGCTTGGCCCCAAAATCGCcagttagagaaaaaaaaagaagagaagacaacCAGAAAGAGCAAGcgagaaaagaaaggagaagcagcccAGTTATTCCCTTTTGAGAAACTGTGA
- the XPC gene encoding DNA repair protein complementing XP-C cells isoform X1: MARKRKASPRPAAASKRRSGGLGAPRDEPEPGEEEEEEEEDDDFEEKKPSVKKNVSKALARKKEEDCDTGVSNSANKPSKQKGAKSLIKENKKITRNKGNRNKEETCSDSLKLPQKEMKLKRESPVKKEMDEDNTDDDDDESEDEWEDVEELQEPATDKLEEAAVLPAVALPSNPVEIEIETPEQVKKRQRREKRKAEFEMYLRRMMKRFSKEVREDTHKVHLLCLLANGFYRNRICSQPDLQAIGLSIIPTHFTKVSAGQVDLVYLSSLVKWFVGTFTVNDELSTEKGEPLQSTLERRFAIYAARDDEELVHIFLIILRALQLLCRLVLSFQPIPLKETRAKGKSSSKRQSVSGTSEGQESSATTPKAVAKKCPCRKAKQDEKSSESEDNKEPKKRKTAQTKRTQKSKLTTGSHEQKESSNEESSLAEKDVPVRPKNDRRRRVASKVCYKEESGSDEGSVSDFEVSEEENDLSDEDFETVSKRRRSSLGSQKSKVMAIKSPKPETSESRLSKNSYGAEPRPAKSTAPALPHAQRKRNKIISSDEDDGEQEVRKVMGTDQWLEVFLEREDKWVCVDCVHGNVGQPQLCFTYATKPLFYIVGFDNDGSVRDVTQRYDPVWMTATRKSRVDPDWWEDTLQPYKSPYVERDKKEENEFQVKLQDQPLPTAIGEYKNHPLYALKRHLLKYQAIYPESAAVLGYCRGEAVYSRDCVHTLHSKDTWLKQARVVRIGEVPYKMVKGFSNQARKARLAEPANRDKEDLALFGRWQTEEYQPPIAVDGKVPRNEYGNVYLFLPSMLPIGCVQLRLSNLNRLARKLDIDCAQAITGFDFHGGYSHPVTDGYVVCEEYKEVLIAAWENEQAEIEKKEKEKREKRALGNWKLLTKGLLIRERLKQRYSIKTEPSAPETEKGAGFSADEGGPSSEPAVGNVAIAWPQNRQLEKKKEEKTTRKSKREKKGEAAQLFPFEKL, encoded by the exons ATGGCCAGGAAGCGCAAAGCATCGCCCCGGCCGGCGGCTGCCAGCAAGAGGCGctccggggggctgggggcgccGCGGGACGAGCCAGagccaggggaggaggaggaggaggaggaggaggatg AtgattttgaagagaaaaagcccAGTGTAAAGAAGAACGTTTCAAAAGCTCTGGctaggaagaaggaagaagattgTGATACCGGAGTTTCCAACTCAGCAAATAagccttcaaaacaaaaaggggCAAAATcactaataaaagaaaataaaaaaattaccagaaatAAAGGGAATCGTAACAAAGAGGAAACTTGCAG TGACTCGCTGAAGCTCCCTCAGAAGGAGATGAAGTTGAAGAGAGAATCTCCTGTTAAAAAAGAGATGGATGAAGACAAtactgatgatgatgatgatgaaagTGAAGATGAATGGGAGGACGTGGAAG aactCCAGGAACCTGCCACAGATAAGTTAGAAGAAGCTGCTGTGCTTCCGGCAGTGGCGCTGCCAAGCAATCCTGTCGAGATAGAGATTGAAACCCCAGAGCAGgtgaagaaaagacagaggaG agaaaaaaggaaagccgAGTTTGAGATGTATCTTCGGAGAATGATGAAACGTTTCAGCAAGGAGGTTCGTGAGGACACACATAAG gtTCACCTCTTGTGTTTATTAGCAAATGGTTTCTATAGGAACAGGATCTGCAGCCAGCCAGATCTTCAAGCCATTGGTCTATCCATCATCCCCACCCACTTCACAAAAGTGTCTGCAGGCCAAGTGGACCTTGTGTATCTTTCCAGCTTGGTGAAATG GTTTGTTGGAACCTTCACTGTCAATGATGAGCTTTCCACTGAAAAAGGAGAGCCCCTTCAGTCGACCTTGGAGAGGCGCTTCGCCATCTATGCTGCACGAGATGATGAAGAGTTGGTTCAT atctttttaattattctgcGAGCATTACAGCTGCTGTGTCGCCTCGTGCTGTCTTTTCAGCCCATTCCTCTCAAGGAGACAAGAGCAAAG GGAAAAAGCTCGTCCAAGAGACAGTCTGTCAGTGGTACCTCTGAGGGGCAGGAGAGCTCTGCCACAACACCCAAAGCTGTGGCAAAAAAATGCCCCTGCAGAAAAGCCAAACAGGATGAAAAATCCTCAGAGAGCGAAGACAACAAGGAGCCAAAGAAACGCAAGACTGCTCAGACCAAAAGGACACAGAAGTCAAAGTTGACTACGGGCAGCCACGAACAGAAGGAATCTAGTAATGAAGAGAGCAGTTTGGCGGAAAAAGATGTGCCAGTCAGGCCCAAGAATGATCGCCGGAGACGCGTGGCCTCCAAAGTGTGTTACAAAGAAGAGAGTGGAAGTGATGAGGGCAGTGTTTCGGACTTTGAGGTTTCAGAGGAAGAGAATGATCTCTCTGATGAGGATTTTGAAACTGTCTCTAAAAGACGGAGGAGCTCACTTGGCTCCCAGAAGTCAAAGGTAATGGCTATAAAAAGCCCTAAACCGGAGACTTCAGAATCAAGGCTATCCAAAAATTCATACGGAGCTGAGCCTAGGCCAGCAAAAAGTACAGCTCCAGCCTTGCCTCatgcacagagaaagagaaacaaaataatttctagtgATGAGGATGATGGAGAGCAGGAGGTAAGGAAAGTGATGGGCACAGACCAGTGGCTGGAGGTTTTCCTTGAACGCGAGGACAAGTGGGTGTGTGTAGACTGTGTTCATGGCAACGTTGgccagccccagctgtgctTCACATATGCCACAAAGCCACTTTTCTATATTGTGGGATTTGACAATGATGGGAGTGTCAGGGATGTGACACAAAGATATGACCCAGTGTGGATGACCGCAACAAGGAAGAGTCGTGTGGACCCTGACTGGTGGGAAGACACGCTGCAGCCATATAAAAGTCCCTATGTGGAAAGAgacaagaaggaggaaaatgag TTTCAAGTTAAGCTGCAAGATCAGCCTCTACCAACAGCAATTGGAGAGTACAAAAACCATCCTCTTTATGCACTGAAGAGGCACCTCTTGAAATACCAGGCGATCTATCCTGAGTCAGCTGCTGTCCTAGGGTACTGCAGGGGAGAGGCTGTCTACTCCAG AGACTGCGTACACACGCTGCACTCCAAGGACACTTGGCTGAAGCAAGCTCGAGTGGTGAGGATTGGAGAGGTGCCTTACAAG ATGGTGAAAGGATTTTCTAACCAGGCGAGGAAGGCACGCCTTGCAGAGCCTGCAAACCGGGACAAAGAGGACCTGGCACTGTTCGGTCGCTGGCAGACAGAGGAGTATCAGCCGCCTATAGCCGTGGATGGAAAG GTTCCTCGGAATGAATATGGAAACGTCTATCTCTTCCTGCCATCCATGTTACCCATCGGCTGCGTGCAGCTGAGACTCTCAAACCTGAACAGATTGGCGCGGAAGCTGGACATTGACTGTGCTCAAGCCATCACTGGATTTGATTTTCACGGCGGCTACTCGCACCCAGT TACCGATGGCTACGTTGTCTGTGAGGAGTATAAAGAGGTCCTCATTGCTGCCTGGGAGAATGAAcaagcagaaatagaaaagaaagagaaggag AAGCGTGAGAAAAGAGCTCTGGGGAATTGGAAGCTGCTGACAAAAGGACTTCTCATCAGAGAGAGACTGAAGCAACGCTACTCCATCAAG ACTGAGCCCTCAGCACCTGAGACAGAGAAAGGAGCGGGATTCTCTGCTGATGAAGGCGGTCCGAGTTCCGAGCCTGCAGTAGGGAATGTGGCCATTGCTTGGCCCCAAAATCGCcagttagagaaaaaaaaagaagagaagacaacCAGAAAGAGCAAGcgagaaaagaaaggagaagcagcccAGTTATTCCCTTTTGAGAAACTGTGA